The Solea senegalensis isolate Sse05_10M linkage group LG9, IFAPA_SoseM_1, whole genome shotgun sequence genome has a segment encoding these proteins:
- the cdca3 gene encoding cell division cycle-associated protein 3 yields the protein MGSSESKMPVSAPMKPEPAVRKSHISHLIDPRSPSTNVDRTPIQVIGPVAKSSAVVKSECPLAFTDPRSPTIGIVRTPVRDVMRAKVGSFARRLGMLFHNESEGKFTEAPQKCFSDAVEEEVVYRDEELASTEPLLTPQPSQTYSSLAEHANLLATPVLGLPQSVGTSSPFVVLEEPQVEVQVETVDVSLEEAEEARESPLHKRLSMSLITCHEGAPSSQVFAEVHHDSTSSAVPDVAVELLRDGVDHSYAVPSITVEPESQAEPSPTSEVADSPVQVPTAQREEAEIPPSSEETKELAEGNSLPPAAVSSEPPTNNNNNQEQPQLCSGIRCPTFDSKSPSQVVFKPQWLGKGFGGTGLRARGVQGQNAKRGSSPLAVRLAVKNTTNENKGHYGKVKQKGSEGRSPLQILKETNSPRDQRSQMKLKVSTPDRQRPGLMDRRVLAVAVDKENR from the exons ATGGGATCCAGTGAGAGTAAGATGCCTGTATCTGCACCAATGAAACCAGAACCAGCTGTCAGGAAAAGTCACATCAGTCACCTGATCGATCCACGCTCTCCTTCAACTAACGTCGACCGTACACCTATTCAG GTCATTGGGCCGGTGGCTAAATCTTCTGCTGTTGTGAAAAGTGAGTGTCCCCTGGCATTCACTGATCCCCGCTCACCGACTATTGGCATTGTCCGCACCCCTGTCAGAGACGTCATGAGAG CAAAAGTTGGGTCCTTTGCTCGCCGCCTGGGCATGCTTTTCCACAACGAGTCTGAAGGCAAATTCACTGAAGCGCCTCAGAAATGCTTCAGTGATGCTGTGGAAGAGGAGGTAGTCTACAGGGATGAGGAGCTGGCTTCCACTGAGCCCCTCCTGACTCCTCAACCTTCTCAAACCTACAGCTCCTTGGCTGAACATGCTAACCTACTTGCCACTCCTGTGCTTGGGCTGCCACAGAGTGTGGGTACTTCAAGCCCCTTTGTGGTTCTTGAGGAGCCCCAGGTGGAGGTGCAGGTAGAAACGGTAGATGTTAGTCTGGAGGAGGCAGAAGAAGCAAGAGAGTCTCCTCTTCACAAGAGACTGAGCATGAGCCTGATAACTTGCCATGAGGGAGCGCCTTCATCACAGGTCTTTGCTGAGGTGCATCATGACAGCACTTCTTCTGCAGTACCTGACGTGGCAGTGGAACTACTCAGGGATGGCGTGGATCATTCTTATGCCGTTCCTTCAATCACAGTTGAACCCGAGTCCCAAGCTGAGCCTTCACCAACCTCTGAAGTAGCTGATTCTCCTGTTCAGGTGCCCACTGCACAGCGAGAGGAAGCAGAAATACCACCATCCTCTGAGGAAACAAAAGAGCTCGCTGAAGGAAACTCTTTGCCGCCTGCAGCTGTTTCTTCAGAGCCgccaaccaacaacaacaacaaccaagaGCAGCCACAGCTCTGCAGTGGCATCCGTTGCCCCACCTTTGACTCAAAGAGTCCCAGTCAGGTGGTGTTTAAGCCGCAGTGGTTGGGAAAAGGCTTTGGTGGCACTGGGCTGAGAGCCAGAGGAGTGCAGGGGCAGAATGCCAAGAGAGGCTCCTCCCCCCTCGCCGTCCGTTTGGCCGTTAAGAATACAACCAACGAAAATAAGGGACACTATGGCAAAGTCAAGCAGAAAG GTTCAGAGGGCCGCTCACCTCTGCAGATCCTTAAGGAGACCAACTCCCCCAGGGACCAACGTTCCCAG aTGAAGCTGAAGGTGTCCactccagacagacagaggccTGGACTGATGGACCGCAGAGTGCTGGCAGTGGCTGTGGATAAAGAGAACAGATGA
- the pex5 gene encoding peroxisomal biogenesis factor 5 isoform X1 — protein sequence MAMRELVEAECGGANPLMKLTSHMTKEGGAWRHRSTPTIPPTPIEIATEEELVNEFLQAPPRPPHTFDMGQLLEEMQQIDQQSYRQAPQRAPDVAALALSGDWAAEFLSGSESASAPGLIALGDTADADWTREFIAEAADPGRWAEEYLEQSEEKLWLGDLGEKENEWTKEYQAGEELRQTANELVSKVDDPKLQNTEFLRFVRQIGEGSVTVESRADRQLTDKAQAVEAQNWASNLNQVSEESAEAWVDEFTTTGPVFQQAKAAVEVREAQKSDVDFWEKLQEEWEEMAKRDAESHPWLSDFDQLLSSSYDKGYQFEDDNPYLSHPDPLSEGVKRMEAGDIPGAVRFFESAVQREPDNPLAWQYLGTCQAENEQEFAAISALRRCIDLKNDNLTALMALAVSFTNESLHRQACETLRDWLKHNPKYRSVWEQSELEQQKDGSSDREKERERFGSLLPESLFTDVQSLFLRAANSDPAQVDPQLQCGLGVLFNLSGEYDKAVDCFSAALSVTPQDYLLWNKLGATLANGSRSEEAVAAYRRALELQPGFVRSRYNLGISCVNLGAHREAVEHFLEALSLQRQASGEGARAVRGPGGAAATMMSDNIWSTLRMALSMMGESSLYGAADRRDLDTLLAHFCQREVEGGTE from the exons atggcgatgCGGGAGTTGGTGGAGGCAGAATGTGGGGGAGCCAATCCCCTCATGAAGCTGACCAGTCATATGACCAAGGAAGGGGGGGCATGGCGGCACCGCTCGACACCGACA ATTCCCCCCACTCCTATTGAAATTGCAACAGAAGAAGAG CTAGTGAATGAGTTCCTTCAGGCCCCCCCACGACCCCCCCACACATTTGACATGGGTCAACTGCTGGAGGAGATGCAGCAAATTGACCAGCAAAGCTACAGACAAGCTCCACAGAGAG CTCCAGATGTGGCAGCACTGGCTCTCTCTGGAGACTGGGCGGCCGAGTTCCTCTCGGGTTCCGAATCTGCTTCTGCACCAGGCCTCATCGCTCTCGGTGATACAGCAGATGCTGATTGGACGAGAGAGTTTATTGCTGAGGCTGCAG ATCCTGGGCGCTGGGCAGAGGAATATCTGGAGCAGTCGGAGGAGAAGTTGTGGCTTGGAGACCTgggagaaaaggaaaatgaatg GACAAAGGAGTATCAGGCAGGAGAGGAGCTCAGACAGACGGCCAATGAGCTTGTCTCAAAGGTTGATGACCCCAAGTTACAAAACACAGAG TTCCTGCGTTTCGTTAGGCAGATTGGCGAGGGCAGTGTCACAgtggagagcagagcagacagacagctcACAGATAAAGCTCAGGCCGTGGAGGCTCAGAACTGGGCCTCCAACCTCAACCAG GTGTCAGAAGAGTCAGCTGAAGCCTGGGTAGATGAGTTCACCACAACCGGACCAGTTTTCCAACAAGCCAAAGCTGCAGTGGAGGTGAGAGAAGCTCAAAAG AGTGATGTGGATTTCTGGgagaagctgcaggaggagtgggaggagatGGCAAAGAGGGATGCAGAGAGCCACCCCTGGCTGTCTGACTTTGATCAGCTACTCAGTTCATCATACGACAAG GGATATCAGTTTGAAGACGACAACCCGTATTTATCCCATCCTGACCCTTTGTCAGAGGGAGTGAAGAGGATGGAGGCAGGAGACATTCCTGGTGCCGTACGCTTCTTTGAAAGCGCTGTACAGCGAGAGCCAGACAACCCGCTG GCTTGGCAGTATCTGGGAACCTGTCAGGCAGAAAACGAGCAAGAATTTGCTGCAATCAGCGCCCTCCGCAG ATGTATAGACCTGAAGAACGACAACCTGACTGCTCTGATGGCGTTGGCTGTCAGTTTTACTAACGAGTCGCTGCACAGGCAGGCCTGTGAGACCCTCCGTGATTGGCTAAAACACAATCCAAAATACCGCTCTGTTTGGGAGCAGAGTGAACTCGAACAACAAAAGGATGGTTCCAGTGAccgggagaaggagagggagaggttCGGGTCACTGCTGCCAGA ATCTTTGTTTACAGATGTCCAGTCGTTGTTCCTGCGTGCAGCTAACTCTGACCCAGCCCAGGTGGATCCCCAGCTGCAGTGTGGTCTGGGGGTTCTCTTCAACCTCAGCGGAGAGTACGATAAGGCTGTAGACTGTTTCAGTGctgctctctctgtcacacCACAG GACTACCTGCTGTGGAATAAGTTGGGTGCAACACTGGCCAACGGAAGTCGCTCAGAGGAGGCAGTGGCCGCCTACAGGAGAGCTCTGGAGCTGCAGCCAGGTTTCGTCCGTAGTCGCTACAATTTGGGCATTAGCTGTGTCAACTTAGGAGCACACAG AGAGGCAGTGGAGCACTTCCTCGAAGCTCTGTCTCTTCAGCGCCAGGCGTCAGGGGAAGGGGCGAGAGCAGTTCGGGGGCCTGGAGGTGCTGCAGCAACCATGATGTCGGACAACATCTGGTCTACCCTGCGCATGGCTCTCAGCATGATGGGGGAGAGCTCTCTGTATGGTGCCGCTGATCGCCGGGACTTGGACACATTATTGGCTCATTTTTGCCAGAGAGAAGTGGAAGGTGGGACTGAATGA
- the pex5 gene encoding peroxisomal biogenesis factor 5 isoform X3 → MAMRELVEAECGGANPLMKLTSHMTKEGGAWRHRSTPTIPPTPIEIATEEELVNEFLQAPPRPPHTFDMGQLLEEMQQIDQQSYRQAPQRAPDVAALALSGDWAAEFLSGSESASAPGLIALGDTADADWTREFIAEAADPGRWAEEYLEQSEEKLWLGDLGEKENEWTKEYQAGEELRQTANELVSKVDDPKLQNTEVSEESAEAWVDEFTTTGPVFQQAKAAVEVREAQKSDVDFWEKLQEEWEEMAKRDAESHPWLSDFDQLLSSSYDKGYQFEDDNPYLSHPDPLSEGVKRMEAGDIPGAVRFFESAVQREPDNPLAWQYLGTCQAENEQEFAAISALRRCIDLKNDNLTALMALAVSFTNESLHRQACETLRDWLKHNPKYRSVWEQSELEQQKDGSSDREKERERFGSLLPESLFTDVQSLFLRAANSDPAQVDPQLQCGLGVLFNLSGEYDKAVDCFSAALSVTPQDYLLWNKLGATLANGSRSEEAVAAYRRALELQPGFVRSRYNLGISCVNLGAHREAVEHFLEALSLQRQASGEGARAVRGPGGAAATMMSDNIWSTLRMALSMMGESSLYGAADRRDLDTLLAHFCQREVEGGTE, encoded by the exons atggcgatgCGGGAGTTGGTGGAGGCAGAATGTGGGGGAGCCAATCCCCTCATGAAGCTGACCAGTCATATGACCAAGGAAGGGGGGGCATGGCGGCACCGCTCGACACCGACA ATTCCCCCCACTCCTATTGAAATTGCAACAGAAGAAGAG CTAGTGAATGAGTTCCTTCAGGCCCCCCCACGACCCCCCCACACATTTGACATGGGTCAACTGCTGGAGGAGATGCAGCAAATTGACCAGCAAAGCTACAGACAAGCTCCACAGAGAG CTCCAGATGTGGCAGCACTGGCTCTCTCTGGAGACTGGGCGGCCGAGTTCCTCTCGGGTTCCGAATCTGCTTCTGCACCAGGCCTCATCGCTCTCGGTGATACAGCAGATGCTGATTGGACGAGAGAGTTTATTGCTGAGGCTGCAG ATCCTGGGCGCTGGGCAGAGGAATATCTGGAGCAGTCGGAGGAGAAGTTGTGGCTTGGAGACCTgggagaaaaggaaaatgaatg GACAAAGGAGTATCAGGCAGGAGAGGAGCTCAGACAGACGGCCAATGAGCTTGTCTCAAAGGTTGATGACCCCAAGTTACAAAACACAGAG GTGTCAGAAGAGTCAGCTGAAGCCTGGGTAGATGAGTTCACCACAACCGGACCAGTTTTCCAACAAGCCAAAGCTGCAGTGGAGGTGAGAGAAGCTCAAAAG AGTGATGTGGATTTCTGGgagaagctgcaggaggagtgggaggagatGGCAAAGAGGGATGCAGAGAGCCACCCCTGGCTGTCTGACTTTGATCAGCTACTCAGTTCATCATACGACAAG GGATATCAGTTTGAAGACGACAACCCGTATTTATCCCATCCTGACCCTTTGTCAGAGGGAGTGAAGAGGATGGAGGCAGGAGACATTCCTGGTGCCGTACGCTTCTTTGAAAGCGCTGTACAGCGAGAGCCAGACAACCCGCTG GCTTGGCAGTATCTGGGAACCTGTCAGGCAGAAAACGAGCAAGAATTTGCTGCAATCAGCGCCCTCCGCAG ATGTATAGACCTGAAGAACGACAACCTGACTGCTCTGATGGCGTTGGCTGTCAGTTTTACTAACGAGTCGCTGCACAGGCAGGCCTGTGAGACCCTCCGTGATTGGCTAAAACACAATCCAAAATACCGCTCTGTTTGGGAGCAGAGTGAACTCGAACAACAAAAGGATGGTTCCAGTGAccgggagaaggagagggagaggttCGGGTCACTGCTGCCAGA ATCTTTGTTTACAGATGTCCAGTCGTTGTTCCTGCGTGCAGCTAACTCTGACCCAGCCCAGGTGGATCCCCAGCTGCAGTGTGGTCTGGGGGTTCTCTTCAACCTCAGCGGAGAGTACGATAAGGCTGTAGACTGTTTCAGTGctgctctctctgtcacacCACAG GACTACCTGCTGTGGAATAAGTTGGGTGCAACACTGGCCAACGGAAGTCGCTCAGAGGAGGCAGTGGCCGCCTACAGGAGAGCTCTGGAGCTGCAGCCAGGTTTCGTCCGTAGTCGCTACAATTTGGGCATTAGCTGTGTCAACTTAGGAGCACACAG AGAGGCAGTGGAGCACTTCCTCGAAGCTCTGTCTCTTCAGCGCCAGGCGTCAGGGGAAGGGGCGAGAGCAGTTCGGGGGCCTGGAGGTGCTGCAGCAACCATGATGTCGGACAACATCTGGTCTACCCTGCGCATGGCTCTCAGCATGATGGGGGAGAGCTCTCTGTATGGTGCCGCTGATCGCCGGGACTTGGACACATTATTGGCTCATTTTTGCCAGAGAGAAGTGGAAGGTGGGACTGAATGA
- the pex5 gene encoding peroxisomal biogenesis factor 5 isoform X5: MAMRELVEAECGGANPLMKLTSHMTKEGGAWRHRSTPTIPPTPIEIATEEELVNEFLQAPPRPPHTFDMGQLLEEMQQIDQQSYRQAPQRAPDVAALALSGDWAAEFLSGSESASAPGLIALGDTADADWTREFIAEAADPGRWAEEYLEQSEEKLWLGDLGEKENEWTKEYQAGEELRQTANELVSKVDDPKLQNTEFLRFVRQIGEGSVTVESRADRQLTDKAQAVEAQNWASNLNQFLMETGGGSLPLVPPERNKKIEKTKAKQAEKWAKVIRQVSEESAEAWVDEFTTTGPVFQQAKAAVESDVDFWEKLQEEWEEMAKRDAESHPWLSDFDQLLSSSYDKGYQFEDDNPYLSHPDPLSEGVKRMEAGDIPGAVRFFESAVQREPDNPLAWQYLGTCQAENEQEFAAISALRRCIDLKNDNLTALMALAVSFTNESLHRQACETLRDWLKHNPKYRSVWEQSELEQQKDGSSDREKERERFGSLLPESLFTDVQSLFLRAANSDPAQVDPQLQCGLGVLFNLSGEYDKAVDCFSAALSVTPQDYLLWNKLGATLANGSRSEEAVAAYRRALELQPGFVRSRYNLGISCVNLGAHREAVEHFLEALSLQRQASGEGARAVRGPGGAAATMMSDNIWSTLRMALSMMGESSLYGAADRRDLDTLLAHFCQREVEGGTE, translated from the exons atggcgatgCGGGAGTTGGTGGAGGCAGAATGTGGGGGAGCCAATCCCCTCATGAAGCTGACCAGTCATATGACCAAGGAAGGGGGGGCATGGCGGCACCGCTCGACACCGACA ATTCCCCCCACTCCTATTGAAATTGCAACAGAAGAAGAG CTAGTGAATGAGTTCCTTCAGGCCCCCCCACGACCCCCCCACACATTTGACATGGGTCAACTGCTGGAGGAGATGCAGCAAATTGACCAGCAAAGCTACAGACAAGCTCCACAGAGAG CTCCAGATGTGGCAGCACTGGCTCTCTCTGGAGACTGGGCGGCCGAGTTCCTCTCGGGTTCCGAATCTGCTTCTGCACCAGGCCTCATCGCTCTCGGTGATACAGCAGATGCTGATTGGACGAGAGAGTTTATTGCTGAGGCTGCAG ATCCTGGGCGCTGGGCAGAGGAATATCTGGAGCAGTCGGAGGAGAAGTTGTGGCTTGGAGACCTgggagaaaaggaaaatgaatg GACAAAGGAGTATCAGGCAGGAGAGGAGCTCAGACAGACGGCCAATGAGCTTGTCTCAAAGGTTGATGACCCCAAGTTACAAAACACAGAG TTCCTGCGTTTCGTTAGGCAGATTGGCGAGGGCAGTGTCACAgtggagagcagagcagacagacagctcACAGATAAAGCTCAGGCCGTGGAGGCTCAGAACTGGGCCTCCAACCTCAACCAG TTCCTGATGGAGACAGGGGGAGGGAGTCTTCCCCTGGTTCCCCCAGAGAGGAATAAGAAGATTGAAAAAACTAAAGCTAAACAGGCAGAGAAGTGGGCCAAGGTCATCAGGCAG GTGTCAGAAGAGTCAGCTGAAGCCTGGGTAGATGAGTTCACCACAACCGGACCAGTTTTCCAACAAGCCAAAGCTGCAGTGGAG AGTGATGTGGATTTCTGGgagaagctgcaggaggagtgggaggagatGGCAAAGAGGGATGCAGAGAGCCACCCCTGGCTGTCTGACTTTGATCAGCTACTCAGTTCATCATACGACAAG GGATATCAGTTTGAAGACGACAACCCGTATTTATCCCATCCTGACCCTTTGTCAGAGGGAGTGAAGAGGATGGAGGCAGGAGACATTCCTGGTGCCGTACGCTTCTTTGAAAGCGCTGTACAGCGAGAGCCAGACAACCCGCTG GCTTGGCAGTATCTGGGAACCTGTCAGGCAGAAAACGAGCAAGAATTTGCTGCAATCAGCGCCCTCCGCAG ATGTATAGACCTGAAGAACGACAACCTGACTGCTCTGATGGCGTTGGCTGTCAGTTTTACTAACGAGTCGCTGCACAGGCAGGCCTGTGAGACCCTCCGTGATTGGCTAAAACACAATCCAAAATACCGCTCTGTTTGGGAGCAGAGTGAACTCGAACAACAAAAGGATGGTTCCAGTGAccgggagaaggagagggagaggttCGGGTCACTGCTGCCAGA ATCTTTGTTTACAGATGTCCAGTCGTTGTTCCTGCGTGCAGCTAACTCTGACCCAGCCCAGGTGGATCCCCAGCTGCAGTGTGGTCTGGGGGTTCTCTTCAACCTCAGCGGAGAGTACGATAAGGCTGTAGACTGTTTCAGTGctgctctctctgtcacacCACAG GACTACCTGCTGTGGAATAAGTTGGGTGCAACACTGGCCAACGGAAGTCGCTCAGAGGAGGCAGTGGCCGCCTACAGGAGAGCTCTGGAGCTGCAGCCAGGTTTCGTCCGTAGTCGCTACAATTTGGGCATTAGCTGTGTCAACTTAGGAGCACACAG AGAGGCAGTGGAGCACTTCCTCGAAGCTCTGTCTCTTCAGCGCCAGGCGTCAGGGGAAGGGGCGAGAGCAGTTCGGGGGCCTGGAGGTGCTGCAGCAACCATGATGTCGGACAACATCTGGTCTACCCTGCGCATGGCTCTCAGCATGATGGGGGAGAGCTCTCTGTATGGTGCCGCTGATCGCCGGGACTTGGACACATTATTGGCTCATTTTTGCCAGAGAGAAGTGGAAGGTGGGACTGAATGA
- the pex5 gene encoding peroxisomal biogenesis factor 5 isoform X4 translates to MAMRELVEAECGGANPLMKLTSHMTKEGGAWRHRSTPTIPPTPIEIATEEELVNEFLQAPPRPPHTFDMGQLLEEMQQIDQQSYRQAPQRAPDVAALALSGDWAAEFLSGSESASAPGLIALGDTADADWTREFIAEAADPGRWAEEYLEQSEEKLWLGDLGEKENEWTKEYQAGEELRQTANELVSKVDDPKLQNTEVSEESAEAWVDEFTTTGPVFQQAKAAVESDVDFWEKLQEEWEEMAKRDAESHPWLSDFDQLLSSSYDKGYQFEDDNPYLSHPDPLSEGVKRMEAGDIPGAVRFFESAVQREPDNPLAWQYLGTCQAENEQEFAAISALRRCIDLKNDNLTALMALAVSFTNESLHRQACETLRDWLKHNPKYRSVWEQSELEQQKDGSSDREKERERFGSLLPESLFTDVQSLFLRAANSDPAQVDPQLQCGLGVLFNLSGEYDKAVDCFSAALSVTPQDYLLWNKLGATLANGSRSEEAVAAYRRALELQPGFVRSRYNLGISCVNLGAHREAVEHFLEALSLQRQASGEGARAVRGPGGAAATMMSDNIWSTLRMALSMMGESSLYGAADRRDLDTLLAHFCQREVEGGTE, encoded by the exons atggcgatgCGGGAGTTGGTGGAGGCAGAATGTGGGGGAGCCAATCCCCTCATGAAGCTGACCAGTCATATGACCAAGGAAGGGGGGGCATGGCGGCACCGCTCGACACCGACA ATTCCCCCCACTCCTATTGAAATTGCAACAGAAGAAGAG CTAGTGAATGAGTTCCTTCAGGCCCCCCCACGACCCCCCCACACATTTGACATGGGTCAACTGCTGGAGGAGATGCAGCAAATTGACCAGCAAAGCTACAGACAAGCTCCACAGAGAG CTCCAGATGTGGCAGCACTGGCTCTCTCTGGAGACTGGGCGGCCGAGTTCCTCTCGGGTTCCGAATCTGCTTCTGCACCAGGCCTCATCGCTCTCGGTGATACAGCAGATGCTGATTGGACGAGAGAGTTTATTGCTGAGGCTGCAG ATCCTGGGCGCTGGGCAGAGGAATATCTGGAGCAGTCGGAGGAGAAGTTGTGGCTTGGAGACCTgggagaaaaggaaaatgaatg GACAAAGGAGTATCAGGCAGGAGAGGAGCTCAGACAGACGGCCAATGAGCTTGTCTCAAAGGTTGATGACCCCAAGTTACAAAACACAGAG GTGTCAGAAGAGTCAGCTGAAGCCTGGGTAGATGAGTTCACCACAACCGGACCAGTTTTCCAACAAGCCAAAGCTGCAGTGGAG AGTGATGTGGATTTCTGGgagaagctgcaggaggagtgggaggagatGGCAAAGAGGGATGCAGAGAGCCACCCCTGGCTGTCTGACTTTGATCAGCTACTCAGTTCATCATACGACAAG GGATATCAGTTTGAAGACGACAACCCGTATTTATCCCATCCTGACCCTTTGTCAGAGGGAGTGAAGAGGATGGAGGCAGGAGACATTCCTGGTGCCGTACGCTTCTTTGAAAGCGCTGTACAGCGAGAGCCAGACAACCCGCTG GCTTGGCAGTATCTGGGAACCTGTCAGGCAGAAAACGAGCAAGAATTTGCTGCAATCAGCGCCCTCCGCAG ATGTATAGACCTGAAGAACGACAACCTGACTGCTCTGATGGCGTTGGCTGTCAGTTTTACTAACGAGTCGCTGCACAGGCAGGCCTGTGAGACCCTCCGTGATTGGCTAAAACACAATCCAAAATACCGCTCTGTTTGGGAGCAGAGTGAACTCGAACAACAAAAGGATGGTTCCAGTGAccgggagaaggagagggagaggttCGGGTCACTGCTGCCAGA ATCTTTGTTTACAGATGTCCAGTCGTTGTTCCTGCGTGCAGCTAACTCTGACCCAGCCCAGGTGGATCCCCAGCTGCAGTGTGGTCTGGGGGTTCTCTTCAACCTCAGCGGAGAGTACGATAAGGCTGTAGACTGTTTCAGTGctgctctctctgtcacacCACAG GACTACCTGCTGTGGAATAAGTTGGGTGCAACACTGGCCAACGGAAGTCGCTCAGAGGAGGCAGTGGCCGCCTACAGGAGAGCTCTGGAGCTGCAGCCAGGTTTCGTCCGTAGTCGCTACAATTTGGGCATTAGCTGTGTCAACTTAGGAGCACACAG AGAGGCAGTGGAGCACTTCCTCGAAGCTCTGTCTCTTCAGCGCCAGGCGTCAGGGGAAGGGGCGAGAGCAGTTCGGGGGCCTGGAGGTGCTGCAGCAACCATGATGTCGGACAACATCTGGTCTACCCTGCGCATGGCTCTCAGCATGATGGGGGAGAGCTCTCTGTATGGTGCCGCTGATCGCCGGGACTTGGACACATTATTGGCTCATTTTTGCCAGAGAGAAGTGGAAGGTGGGACTGAATGA
- the pex5 gene encoding peroxisomal biogenesis factor 5 isoform X2: MAMRELVEAECGGANPLMKLTSHMTKEGGAWRHRSTPTIPPTPIEIATEEELVNEFLQAPPRPPHTFDMGQLLEEMQQIDQQSYRQAPQRAPDVAALALSGDWAAEFLSGSESASAPGLIALGDTADADWTREFIAEAADPGRWAEEYLEQSEEKLWLGDLGEKENEWTKEYQAGEELRQTANELVSKVDDPKLQNTEFLRFVRQIGEGSVTVESRADRQLTDKAQAVEAQNWASNLNQVSEESAEAWVDEFTTTGPVFQQAKAAVESDVDFWEKLQEEWEEMAKRDAESHPWLSDFDQLLSSSYDKGYQFEDDNPYLSHPDPLSEGVKRMEAGDIPGAVRFFESAVQREPDNPLAWQYLGTCQAENEQEFAAISALRRCIDLKNDNLTALMALAVSFTNESLHRQACETLRDWLKHNPKYRSVWEQSELEQQKDGSSDREKERERFGSLLPESLFTDVQSLFLRAANSDPAQVDPQLQCGLGVLFNLSGEYDKAVDCFSAALSVTPQDYLLWNKLGATLANGSRSEEAVAAYRRALELQPGFVRSRYNLGISCVNLGAHREAVEHFLEALSLQRQASGEGARAVRGPGGAAATMMSDNIWSTLRMALSMMGESSLYGAADRRDLDTLLAHFCQREVEGGTE, from the exons atggcgatgCGGGAGTTGGTGGAGGCAGAATGTGGGGGAGCCAATCCCCTCATGAAGCTGACCAGTCATATGACCAAGGAAGGGGGGGCATGGCGGCACCGCTCGACACCGACA ATTCCCCCCACTCCTATTGAAATTGCAACAGAAGAAGAG CTAGTGAATGAGTTCCTTCAGGCCCCCCCACGACCCCCCCACACATTTGACATGGGTCAACTGCTGGAGGAGATGCAGCAAATTGACCAGCAAAGCTACAGACAAGCTCCACAGAGAG CTCCAGATGTGGCAGCACTGGCTCTCTCTGGAGACTGGGCGGCCGAGTTCCTCTCGGGTTCCGAATCTGCTTCTGCACCAGGCCTCATCGCTCTCGGTGATACAGCAGATGCTGATTGGACGAGAGAGTTTATTGCTGAGGCTGCAG ATCCTGGGCGCTGGGCAGAGGAATATCTGGAGCAGTCGGAGGAGAAGTTGTGGCTTGGAGACCTgggagaaaaggaaaatgaatg GACAAAGGAGTATCAGGCAGGAGAGGAGCTCAGACAGACGGCCAATGAGCTTGTCTCAAAGGTTGATGACCCCAAGTTACAAAACACAGAG TTCCTGCGTTTCGTTAGGCAGATTGGCGAGGGCAGTGTCACAgtggagagcagagcagacagacagctcACAGATAAAGCTCAGGCCGTGGAGGCTCAGAACTGGGCCTCCAACCTCAACCAG GTGTCAGAAGAGTCAGCTGAAGCCTGGGTAGATGAGTTCACCACAACCGGACCAGTTTTCCAACAAGCCAAAGCTGCAGTGGAG AGTGATGTGGATTTCTGGgagaagctgcaggaggagtgggaggagatGGCAAAGAGGGATGCAGAGAGCCACCCCTGGCTGTCTGACTTTGATCAGCTACTCAGTTCATCATACGACAAG GGATATCAGTTTGAAGACGACAACCCGTATTTATCCCATCCTGACCCTTTGTCAGAGGGAGTGAAGAGGATGGAGGCAGGAGACATTCCTGGTGCCGTACGCTTCTTTGAAAGCGCTGTACAGCGAGAGCCAGACAACCCGCTG GCTTGGCAGTATCTGGGAACCTGTCAGGCAGAAAACGAGCAAGAATTTGCTGCAATCAGCGCCCTCCGCAG ATGTATAGACCTGAAGAACGACAACCTGACTGCTCTGATGGCGTTGGCTGTCAGTTTTACTAACGAGTCGCTGCACAGGCAGGCCTGTGAGACCCTCCGTGATTGGCTAAAACACAATCCAAAATACCGCTCTGTTTGGGAGCAGAGTGAACTCGAACAACAAAAGGATGGTTCCAGTGAccgggagaaggagagggagaggttCGGGTCACTGCTGCCAGA ATCTTTGTTTACAGATGTCCAGTCGTTGTTCCTGCGTGCAGCTAACTCTGACCCAGCCCAGGTGGATCCCCAGCTGCAGTGTGGTCTGGGGGTTCTCTTCAACCTCAGCGGAGAGTACGATAAGGCTGTAGACTGTTTCAGTGctgctctctctgtcacacCACAG GACTACCTGCTGTGGAATAAGTTGGGTGCAACACTGGCCAACGGAAGTCGCTCAGAGGAGGCAGTGGCCGCCTACAGGAGAGCTCTGGAGCTGCAGCCAGGTTTCGTCCGTAGTCGCTACAATTTGGGCATTAGCTGTGTCAACTTAGGAGCACACAG AGAGGCAGTGGAGCACTTCCTCGAAGCTCTGTCTCTTCAGCGCCAGGCGTCAGGGGAAGGGGCGAGAGCAGTTCGGGGGCCTGGAGGTGCTGCAGCAACCATGATGTCGGACAACATCTGGTCTACCCTGCGCATGGCTCTCAGCATGATGGGGGAGAGCTCTCTGTATGGTGCCGCTGATCGCCGGGACTTGGACACATTATTGGCTCATTTTTGCCAGAGAGAAGTGGAAGGTGGGACTGAATGA